Proteins from a single region of Bacteroidetes bacterium SB0662_bin_6:
- a CDS encoding undecaprenyl-phosphate glucose phosphotransferase: MLQEQSRLFQRILFATDLALIVIGWILAWFIRFEVLAWIGFIPPPEWLPLSRYLSFLPWVLIVSTAVFWFSGLYAPDRLQRMTHLTLSVAKAVVMGLVVVTASLSFYRELYFSRLHMMLFGAITPMLMVLARVTMYMLLRRARKKGMYLRRVLILGAGVAGRKLEEALRQYPWIGFEIAGFLDDHKKDQQDVLGDISEAVAVVDRFQQEGRPINYVYIALPLTVLHRIQPLVDELSTRLAHVCLVPDLFHFDIVNSRVTSVEGLPIIHLIDEAPLEFARITKRIVDVVFASVLLVLLSPLLLLLAIGVKFSSPGPVFYRQNRMGLNGRTFDMLKFRSMPVDAEAATGAVWAQAGEKRATPFGALMRRTSLDELPQFINVLKGDMSVVGPRPERPVFIEQFRERVPRYMLRHKMKAGITGWAQVNGWRGDTSIEKRIECDLYYIRNWSLRLDIKIMIMTLWSGFVNKNAY, encoded by the coding sequence ATGTTACAAGAGCAAAGCCGGCTCTTTCAGCGCATCCTGTTCGCCACCGATCTCGCTCTGATCGTCATCGGGTGGATTCTCGCCTGGTTTATCCGCTTCGAGGTCCTCGCCTGGATAGGGTTTATCCCTCCACCCGAGTGGCTTCCCCTTTCCCGGTACCTCAGCTTTCTTCCGTGGGTGCTCATCGTTTCCACGGCGGTGTTCTGGTTTTCCGGCCTGTACGCCCCCGACCGCCTGCAGCGCATGACGCACCTCACGCTCAGCGTGGCCAAAGCGGTGGTCATGGGCCTGGTCGTGGTTACTGCTTCGCTGTCCTTCTACCGCGAGCTGTATTTCTCGCGCCTCCACATGATGCTCTTCGGAGCCATTACCCCGATGCTGATGGTGCTCGCCCGCGTCACCATGTATATGCTGCTCCGGCGCGCCCGCAAGAAAGGGATGTACCTGCGCCGCGTCCTCATTCTGGGGGCGGGAGTCGCCGGACGCAAACTGGAAGAAGCATTGCGGCAATACCCCTGGATCGGTTTCGAGATCGCAGGCTTTCTCGACGACCATAAAAAGGATCAGCAAGACGTATTGGGGGACATCTCGGAGGCCGTGGCCGTCGTGGACCGTTTCCAACAAGAAGGCCGCCCCATTAACTACGTCTATATTGCCCTTCCGCTCACGGTCTTGCACCGGATCCAGCCCCTTGTGGACGAACTGTCCACCCGGCTGGCGCATGTCTGCCTCGTTCCGGATCTGTTCCACTTCGATATCGTGAACAGCCGGGTCACCAGCGTGGAAGGCCTGCCCATCATCCACCTGATCGACGAAGCCCCTCTGGAGTTCGCCCGTATCACGAAACGCATCGTGGACGTGGTTTTCGCTTCGGTCCTGCTCGTTCTCCTGTCCCCGCTCCTGCTATTACTTGCCATCGGGGTAAAGTTCTCTTCGCCCGGACCTGTGTTTTACAGACAGAACCGGATGGGGCTGAACGGACGCACATTCGACATGCTGAAGTTCCGGTCCATGCCCGTGGACGCCGAGGCCGCCACCGGCGCCGTATGGGCGCAGGCAGGCGAAAAAAGAGCGACGCCGTTCGGTGCGCTCATGCGGCGCACTTCTCTCGACGAACTGCCGCAGTTCATCAATGTGCTCAAGGGAGACATGTCGGTCGTGGGGCCGCGGCCCGAGCGACCGGTATTCATCGAGCAGTTCCGGGAGCGTGTGCCCCGCTACATGCTGCGCCACAAGATGAAGGCAGGTATCACCGGATGGGCGCAGGTCAATGGCTGGCGGGGCGATACGTCCATTGAAAAACGCATCGAGTGCGACCTGTACTACATCCGAAACTGGTCCCTCCGCCTGGACATCAAGATCATGATCATGACCCTCTGGTCCGGATTCGTGAACAAGAATGCGTATTGA
- a CDS encoding acetyl-CoA carboxylase carboxyltransferase subunit alpha, whose amino-acid sequence MTPSPQYLLDFEKPLVELEQKLDEMRAFDTEDAKIDLSREIAALETRVDELRTSIYRNLTRWQRVQIARHPMRPYTLDYIEAMTEDFVELHGDRLYGDDPAIVGGFAKFRGAEYGGVDRSVMILGHQKGRDMKSRKHRRFGMPNPEGYRKALRLVRLAAKFNRPVITLLDTPGAYPGLEAEERCQAEAIAKNLFEMARLPVPIVVVIIGEGASGGALGIGIGDRILMLENSWYSVISPESCSQILWRSWDYKEDAAQSLKLTAPDLIEFGIIDRIVKEPEGGAHRNPADTIRSVGAAIEETLTEIGGTPPEELVRKRIEKFEHMGSVQADP is encoded by the coding sequence ATGACGCCATCTCCTCAATATCTTCTGGATTTCGAAAAACCCCTCGTGGAACTCGAGCAGAAGCTCGACGAAATGAGAGCATTCGACACGGAAGACGCGAAGATCGACCTGTCCCGGGAAATCGCCGCGCTGGAGACCCGTGTGGACGAACTGCGTACTTCCATTTACCGGAATCTGACGCGGTGGCAGCGCGTACAGATCGCGCGCCATCCCATGAGGCCGTACACGCTCGACTACATCGAGGCCATGACGGAAGACTTCGTGGAGCTGCACGGCGACCGCCTGTATGGAGACGACCCCGCGATCGTGGGTGGGTTTGCAAAGTTCCGCGGCGCCGAATACGGAGGCGTCGACCGCTCCGTCATGATCCTGGGACACCAGAAAGGGCGCGATATGAAAAGCCGGAAGCACCGGCGCTTCGGGATGCCGAACCCCGAAGGATACCGCAAGGCGCTGCGGCTCGTACGGCTCGCCGCCAAATTCAACCGGCCGGTCATCACGCTGCTCGACACTCCCGGTGCATATCCCGGACTGGAAGCGGAAGAACGTTGTCAGGCTGAAGCCATCGCCAAAAATCTGTTCGAGATGGCCCGTCTGCCCGTACCCATCGTGGTCGTCATTATCGGCGAAGGGGCATCGGGTGGAGCGCTCGGCATCGGCATCGGCGACCGCATCCTGATGCTCGAAAATTCCTGGTATTCCGTGATCTCTCCCGAGAGTTGCTCACAGATTCTGTGGCGGTCGTGGGATTACAAGGAAGACGCAGCGCAATCCCTGAAACTTACCGCCCCCGACCTGATCGAGTTTGGTATCATCGACCGGATCGTCAAGGAACCCGAGGGAGGAGCGCACCGGAACCCGGCCGACACCATTCGCAGTGTGGGCGCGGCGATCGAGGAAACGCTCACGGAAATCGGAGGAACGCCTCCGGAAGAGCTTGTCCGGAAACGCATCGAGAAATTCGAGCATATGGGAAGCGTGCAGGCTGACCCATAA
- the nadC gene encoding carboxylating nicotinate-nucleotide diphosphorylase produces MNDLPDYISEEALRRFVKDALAEDVGSGDITTEAVVDETVLAEGQCLAREDGILAGLAMAEYVFSTVDECIRCSWKCEDGEAIRAGAPFGTAHGPAQGLLVAERLVLNLMQRMSGIATLTHRFVDAVKEFPVQIMDTRKTAPGLRLLDKWAVRLGGGTNHRLGLHDMFLIKENHIAAAGGVAQALRAADRHRREQGLPALIEVETRTLDEVREVLRAGCADRILLDNMVDLSGDGSGGNRIDVSRLREATTLIDGRIPTEASGNVTLDTVRAIAETGVQYISCGALTHSVKALDISLQLRMV; encoded by the coding sequence ATGAACGATTTACCCGACTATATCTCCGAGGAGGCGTTGCGGAGATTTGTCAAGGACGCGCTGGCGGAGGATGTGGGTTCCGGAGACATCACGACAGAAGCCGTCGTCGACGAGACCGTACTGGCCGAGGGGCAATGCCTCGCCAGGGAAGATGGCATCCTGGCGGGCCTGGCGATGGCCGAATATGTTTTCTCCACGGTGGATGAGTGCATCCGGTGCTCCTGGAAATGCGAAGACGGAGAGGCCATTCGCGCCGGCGCACCGTTCGGAACAGCCCATGGACCGGCACAAGGTCTGCTCGTTGCCGAGCGCCTCGTCCTGAACCTCATGCAGCGCATGAGCGGCATCGCAACCCTTACGCACCGTTTCGTGGATGCCGTCAAGGAGTTTCCGGTACAGATTATGGACACGCGCAAGACCGCACCCGGTCTGCGCCTGCTCGACAAGTGGGCCGTCCGGTTGGGCGGCGGGACAAACCACCGCCTTGGTCTCCACGACATGTTCCTCATCAAGGAAAACCACATTGCCGCCGCGGGAGGCGTGGCGCAAGCGCTTCGAGCGGCGGACCGCCACCGCCGGGAACAGGGATTGCCCGCCCTCATCGAGGTCGAAACGCGTACGCTGGACGAGGTGCGCGAGGTGCTCCGCGCCGGATGCGCGGACCGCATTCTGCTGGATAACATGGTAGACTTGTCCGGCGACGGGTCCGGCGGCAACCGGATAGACGTATCCCGACTCCGCGAAGCCACAACCCTCATCGACGGACGCATCCCGACCGAAGCATCCGGCAACGTAACCCTCGACACGGTCCGGGCCATCGCCGAAACCGGCGTACAGTACATTTCCTGCGGCGCCCTGACGCATTCCGTCAAGGCGCTGGATATTTCCCTGCAACTGCGCATGGTGTAG
- a CDS encoding ROK family protein produces MDQPANTLAQNAPVRYGGIEAGGTKFVCAIGDASLSLLERIEFPTTTPGETLGRAIDFFRSRAENGALAALGIGSFGPVDPRPDSPAWGYITTTPKKGWQHTDFAGSLGRAIDVPVGFDTDTNAAALGEGTLGAAKGLHTFVYLTIGTGVGGGALVGGTRIHGLLHPEMGHMKLPRAEGDDFEGVCPFHGDCLEGMASGPALHARAGGPPDRLPPDHEIWTHIVHYLSAALVNITCVLSPQRIILGGGVMHQRHLFPRIRRRVQHLLADYLQSPEIVSHPETFIVPPGLGNDAGVVGALALARHAAGQDIGRI; encoded by the coding sequence ATGGACCAGCCCGCAAACACGTTGGCCCAAAACGCGCCCGTCCGATACGGCGGCATCGAGGCCGGAGGCACCAAGTTCGTGTGCGCGATCGGCGACGCCTCGCTTTCGCTGCTTGAGCGCATCGAATTTCCCACCACCACGCCTGGTGAAACGCTCGGCCGGGCCATCGACTTCTTCCGGTCCCGGGCGGAAAACGGCGCGCTGGCTGCGCTGGGCATCGGATCGTTCGGACCCGTAGACCCCCGCCCCGACTCTCCTGCCTGGGGGTATATCACCACCACACCCAAAAAGGGTTGGCAACATACCGATTTTGCAGGCAGCCTCGGCCGGGCCATCGACGTACCTGTCGGCTTCGATACGGACACGAACGCCGCCGCGCTCGGCGAGGGTACACTTGGCGCTGCGAAAGGACTGCATACATTCGTATACCTGACGATCGGCACAGGGGTAGGCGGCGGCGCCCTGGTCGGCGGCACACGAATACACGGCCTGCTGCATCCGGAGATGGGGCACATGAAGCTGCCGCGCGCCGAAGGCGACGACTTCGAAGGGGTGTGCCCTTTCCATGGAGATTGCCTTGAAGGCATGGCGTCCGGCCCCGCGCTGCACGCCCGCGCAGGCGGGCCGCCGGACCGTTTGCCCCCCGACCACGAAATATGGACCCATATAGTCCACTATCTCTCCGCTGCACTGGTGAACATCACATGCGTGCTTTCCCCGCAGCGCATTATCCTGGGCGGGGGCGTCATGCACCAGCGCCACCTGTTTCCGCGCATCCGCCGGCGCGTACAACACCTGCTGGCCGACTATCTGCAAAGCCCGGAAATCGTCAGTCATCCGGAAACCTTCATCGTGCCCCCGGGACTGGGAAACGACGCCGGCGTGGTCGGCGCGCTGGCGCTGGCCCGCCACGCCGCCGGACAGGATATTGGTCGTATATAG